In Pseudoalteromonas sp. MM1, a single window of DNA contains:
- a CDS encoding VCBS domain-containing protein: MSKFDLRVLTISSVCFLSISVVGCGSSGSKSEPVNALVVAQSAAVISGEMAVSIENTRDIAITGELSITDAQASEAVFNIQTNTTTAYGLFSLTEEGNWSYMLNSDHAAVSALNENETLLDEITVASADGTEAKVSISIIGTARGDDFTATEETTLNADGENIGLSAYNLIENVFGEGSIESPDMYSGNHQDVVHIIEDTDSIVGNHFVFLAHRDEDQDKDKGATDRQRNEIKSYDKSPAATLAFKDETVQYYWKFKVSSELELSSKFSHFFQIKARNDSNDNTNGNDDQPIITLSGAQKNSTGDQLQVRYSAGFDENGNSTGLDKNLIETDWSLITDEWVAVFVQATFSEAGQFEMTLRRLSDNEELFSISEQNIDMWRGFSDDDFARPKWGIYRSIVETDSLRAEEEQVRFADFVIKKGVLAQ, translated from the coding sequence ATGTCGAAATTTGACTTGCGTGTTTTAACTATTTCTTCTGTTTGTTTTTTGAGTATTTCAGTTGTTGGTTGCGGTAGCTCAGGGTCAAAAAGTGAGCCTGTTAATGCATTGGTAGTAGCACAGAGCGCGGCAGTAATTAGTGGTGAAATGGCTGTAAGTATTGAAAACACTCGTGATATTGCAATAACAGGAGAGTTATCTATAACCGACGCACAAGCCAGCGAAGCAGTCTTTAACATACAAACCAATACCACGACAGCTTATGGTTTATTTAGCTTAACTGAGGAAGGAAATTGGTCATATATGCTTAATAGCGACCATGCTGCTGTGAGTGCGCTAAACGAAAATGAAACCTTACTTGATGAAATAACCGTCGCATCGGCAGATGGCACCGAAGCGAAAGTGTCTATCAGCATTATAGGCACTGCACGGGGTGATGATTTTACAGCAACAGAAGAAACAACCCTCAATGCCGATGGCGAAAACATAGGACTAAGCGCCTATAACTTAATTGAAAATGTGTTTGGAGAAGGGTCAATAGAATCACCTGATATGTACAGCGGAAATCATCAAGATGTTGTGCATATTATTGAAGATACTGACTCAATAGTAGGTAACCACTTTGTATTTTTAGCGCATCGCGATGAAGACCAAGATAAAGACAAAGGCGCAACCGACCGCCAGCGCAACGAAATTAAATCATATGACAAATCACCCGCAGCAACACTTGCGTTTAAAGACGAAACAGTACAGTACTATTGGAAGTTTAAAGTCTCTAGCGAACTTGAGCTAAGTAGTAAATTCAGTCATTTTTTTCAAATAAAAGCTCGCAATGACAGCAACGATAATACCAATGGCAACGACGACCAGCCTATTATTACGCTCTCTGGGGCACAAAAAAACAGTACAGGTGATCAGTTGCAAGTACGTTATAGCGCAGGCTTTGACGAAAACGGTAACAGCACGGGGCTTGATAAAAACTTGATCGAAACTGACTGGTCACTTATTACTGATGAATGGGTAGCAGTATTCGTACAAGCCACTTTTAGTGAAGCGGGGCAATTTGAAATGACCCTAAGGCGCTTAAGTGACAACGAAGAGCTATTTAGCATTAGCGAGCAAAACATAGATATGTGGCGTGGCTTTAGCGATGATGACTTTGCCCGTCCTAAATGGGGTATCTATCGTTCAATAGTCGAAACCGATAGCCTTCGCGCTGAAGAAGAGCAGGTACGGTTTGCTGATTTTGTGATTAAAAAAGGCGTTTTAGCGCAGTGA
- the lipA gene encoding lipoyl synthase — MNKPVKMEPGVKLRDAEKMALIPVKVLPTEKTEMLRKPEWLKIRLPKSTERIDGIKQAMRKHGLHSVCEEASCPNLSECFNHGTATFMILGAICTRRCPFCDVAHGRPLKPDAAEPEKLALTIKDMKLSYVVITSVDRDDLRDGGAQHFADCIREIRKHNPTITIEILVPDFRGRMDRALEILIETPPDVFNHNLETAPRLYKLARPGADYKWSLELLRRFKEAHPEVKTKSGLMVGLGEEISEIEEVLRDLRAHNVDMLTVGQYLQPSKHHLPVKRYVPPAEFDALKAYADEIGFTHAASGPFVRSSYHADQQAAGKEVK; from the coding sequence ATGAATAAACCAGTCAAAATGGAACCAGGTGTAAAACTACGCGACGCAGAAAAAATGGCGTTGATCCCCGTTAAAGTTTTACCTACAGAAAAAACTGAAATGTTGCGCAAGCCCGAGTGGCTTAAAATTCGCTTACCAAAATCTACTGAGCGTATTGATGGTATAAAACAAGCTATGCGTAAGCACGGCTTACACTCAGTATGTGAAGAGGCCTCGTGCCCTAACCTTTCTGAGTGTTTTAACCACGGTACTGCTACCTTTATGATTTTAGGTGCTATTTGTACTCGTCGTTGCCCATTTTGTGATGTTGCCCATGGTCGCCCATTAAAACCTGATGCAGCAGAGCCTGAGAAGCTTGCACTAACAATTAAAGACATGAAGCTTAGCTACGTGGTGATTACCTCGGTTGACCGTGATGATTTACGTGATGGCGGCGCACAGCATTTTGCCGATTGTATTCGCGAAATCCGTAAGCACAACCCAACCATTACCATCGAAATTTTAGTGCCAGATTTTCGTGGTCGTATGGACCGTGCTCTTGAAATTTTAATTGAGACACCACCTGATGTGTTTAACCACAACTTAGAAACAGCGCCGCGTTTGTACAAGCTTGCGCGCCCGGGTGCCGACTACAAATGGTCATTAGAGTTACTTCGTCGCTTTAAAGAAGCGCACCCAGAGGTAAAAACTAAATCTGGCTTAATGGTTGGCCTAGGTGAAGAAATTAGCGAAATAGAAGAAGTACTTCGCGACTTACGTGCCCATAACGTTGATATGCTTACTGTTGGCCAATACTTACAGCCTTCTAAGCATCACTTGCCAGTTAAACGTTACGTGCCACCAGCGGAGTTTGATGCACTAAAAGCCTACGCTGATGAGATTGGCTTTACGCATGCTGCCTCTGGCCCATTTGTTCGTTCGAGCTATCACGCTGACCAACAGGCTGCAGGTAAAGAAGTAAAATAA
- the ybeD gene encoding DUF493 family protein YbeD, whose protein sequence is MVQPVKDTKFDEYLEYPCPFTFKVMGLANVNLTEQILAKLQPIAPGDYAPKVKPSSKGNYESVTLVATVTSGKHIEEIYNVISSIDDVRHML, encoded by the coding sequence GTGGTTCAACCTGTTAAAGATACTAAATTTGATGAGTACTTAGAGTACCCATGTCCGTTCACGTTTAAAGTTATGGGTTTAGCAAACGTAAACTTAACGGAGCAAATTTTAGCTAAATTACAACCTATTGCACCGGGTGACTACGCACCAAAAGTTAAGCCTAGCAGTAAAGGTAATTATGAGTCTGTAACCCTTGTAGCAACTGTTACTAGCGGCAAACACATTGAAGAAATTTACAACGTGATCAGCAGCATTGATGACGTACGCCACATGCTTTAA
- a CDS encoding RNA-binding protein: MKLLVRNLSRATTEQGLRTLFAAHGKVTTCNLVLDKDTGLSKGFAFVEMPNDIESRSAIKALNQLSVDKSKIRVKYADE, encoded by the coding sequence ATGAAATTATTAGTTCGTAATTTGTCTCGCGCTACCACAGAGCAAGGCCTTCGCACATTATTTGCAGCACATGGTAAAGTAACAACCTGTAACCTAGTGCTTGATAAAGACACTGGTTTATCAAAAGGTTTTGCCTTTGTAGAAATGCCAAACGACATAGAAAGTAGAAGTGCTATTAAAGCACTTAACCAATTAAGCGTTGATAAAAGCAAAATTCGCGTAAAATACGCAGATGAGTAA
- a CDS encoding M28 family metallopeptidase, translated as MASSLLKSASLSLLVALFGCSEPASEHSSLENTPGVSLNNVKQHIKTLASDDFQGRGPLTHGEVKTVGYLSEQYEAMGLAGAYNGKYLQPVKMAMVTANQNMQLQVGDLKFKAGKDFTARTEQLQPLIDVRNSDIVFVGYGINAPEYNWNDYENINVKGKTVIVLVNDPGFATQNDALFTGNAMTYYGRWTYKYEEAARQGAKAVFIVHETAPAAYPWGVVESSNTGTKYTLMDNNLNASKLPVMGWLTLNTTEKIFNAAQLNYQNLKQKALRDDFKATALNLTANLSFKNEVSHAKSHNVVAQITGSDAPNEYVVIGAHWDHFGTKQTDSGPKIYNGAVDNASGTAATLEIARIMNQIHEQTPFKRSILFANFTAEETGLIGSQEFATGGVVPTKQMVALLNIDGMNVLDGTDYILQYGKDLSTLENYLANAAKAQGRVVKIDPRPQNGLFFRSDHFSLAKQGVPSLLFMSLGDTDPDYIAHKYHKEADDYSPQWSLGGVKQDIELIVDIATQLANNGDWPTWTSDSDFKAKREQDKAH; from the coding sequence ATGGCATCATCTCTTTTAAAAAGCGCTAGCTTAAGCTTGCTAGTTGCTCTCTTTGGTTGCTCTGAACCTGCAAGCGAGCATTCTTCTTTAGAAAATACCCCGGGCGTTAGCCTAAATAACGTAAAACAGCATATAAAAACGCTTGCCTCTGATGACTTTCAAGGGCGCGGCCCACTTACCCATGGTGAAGTAAAAACCGTGGGTTACTTGAGCGAGCAATACGAAGCTATGGGTTTAGCTGGGGCGTATAATGGCAAGTATTTACAGCCAGTAAAAATGGCCATGGTCACAGCTAATCAAAATATGCAATTACAGGTGGGCGACTTAAAGTTTAAAGCAGGTAAAGATTTTACCGCCCGTACAGAGCAATTACAGCCACTAATTGATGTGCGAAACTCTGACATTGTATTTGTGGGTTACGGTATTAATGCCCCCGAATACAATTGGAACGATTATGAAAACATTAATGTTAAAGGTAAAACCGTTATTGTATTGGTAAACGACCCTGGCTTTGCTACACAAAACGATGCGTTATTTACAGGTAACGCTATGACCTACTACGGTCGTTGGACTTACAAATACGAAGAAGCCGCACGCCAGGGTGCCAAAGCGGTATTTATTGTGCACGAAACTGCCCCTGCAGCTTACCCTTGGGGCGTGGTTGAAAGTTCAAACACAGGGACTAAATACACCCTAATGGACAATAACCTAAACGCTTCTAAGCTCCCAGTTATGGGCTGGCTAACACTTAATACTACTGAGAAAATTTTTAATGCAGCCCAGCTCAACTATCAAAATTTAAAACAAAAGGCTTTAAGGGATGACTTTAAAGCCACAGCGCTTAATTTAACAGCCAACCTTTCATTTAAAAACGAAGTATCGCATGCCAAATCACATAACGTAGTTGCGCAAATTACAGGAAGCGACGCCCCAAATGAGTACGTGGTAATAGGCGCTCATTGGGATCATTTTGGTACCAAGCAAACCGACAGTGGCCCTAAAATTTATAACGGCGCAGTAGATAATGCTTCTGGCACAGCGGCCACACTTGAAATTGCCCGCATTATGAATCAAATCCATGAGCAAACACCGTTTAAGCGCTCTATTTTATTTGCTAATTTTACCGCTGAAGAGACTGGCCTCATTGGCTCGCAAGAGTTTGCAACCGGTGGCGTTGTGCCCACTAAACAAATGGTCGCTCTGTTAAATATTGACGGAATGAACGTGCTAGATGGCACTGATTACATTTTGCAATACGGTAAAGATTTATCCACCCTAGAAAACTACCTAGCAAACGCGGCAAAAGCACAAGGTCGTGTTGTTAAAATAGACCCTCGCCCGCAAAACGGTTTGTTTTTTAGATCAGATCATTTTTCTTTAGCTAAGCAAGGTGTGCCTAGTTTATTATTTATGAGCCTTGGCGATACCGACCCTGATTACATTGCGCATAAATACCATAAAGAAGCCGACGATTACTCCCCGCAGTGGTCATTAGGTGGCGTAAAGCAAGACATAGAGCTTATTGTTGATATAGCCACACAGCTTGCTAACAATGGCGATTGGCCTACATGGACGAGTGACTCAGACTTTAAAGCAAAGCGCGAGCAAGATAAGGCGCATTAG
- a CDS encoding EAL-associated domain-containing protein, which translates to MARMSYISSVERYHEYEHVIHSLLDSILMSMEDGLNKNRDTRFLVKQYPFLELQYCLNESGLQQGNNVCFKRAYKKLAEQGNQQDLSERPYFLQSIQTDTVCFTDPYISIATNHLCISAIKELKKPINQQHYLVLDVCLTQLIEFVMGDSARAGISPYFKAGYGVIVACLFTLVLFLLSIVFNDIYALLTHFDSASDPLEPFSIIIYITLALAVFDLGKTILEEEILMHKDIFRHSSTRRTITRFISTVLIAISIEALLTMFKAALGQAEYLLPAIAMMLAVVGLLIALAIYVYLGAKAETLLMRARSKLKSSK; encoded by the coding sequence ATGGCGCGAATGAGTTATATAAGTAGCGTTGAGCGCTACCATGAGTATGAGCATGTAATACACAGCTTGCTTGACTCTATTTTAATGAGTATGGAAGATGGGCTGAACAAAAATCGAGATACGCGTTTTTTAGTAAAGCAATATCCCTTTTTAGAGTTGCAATATTGTTTAAATGAATCTGGGCTTCAGCAAGGCAATAATGTGTGCTTTAAGCGTGCCTATAAAAAATTAGCAGAGCAAGGTAATCAGCAAGATTTAAGTGAGCGCCCTTACTTTTTACAATCTATACAAACCGATACGGTGTGTTTTACCGATCCGTATATTTCTATCGCAACTAATCATTTATGTATTTCGGCTATTAAAGAGCTAAAAAAGCCAATTAACCAGCAGCATTATTTAGTGTTAGACGTATGTTTAACCCAGTTAATTGAGTTTGTAATGGGAGACAGCGCGCGTGCCGGTATTTCGCCTTATTTTAAGGCGGGTTATGGGGTGATTGTGGCGTGTTTATTTACTTTGGTACTTTTTTTACTGAGCATAGTATTTAACGATATATATGCATTATTAACCCATTTTGACTCAGCGTCTGATCCCCTCGAGCCTTTTAGCATTATTATATATATTACTTTAGCGCTAGCCGTATTTGATTTAGGAAAAACCATTCTCGAAGAAGAGATTTTAATGCACAAAGATATATTTAGGCACTCTTCTACACGGCGCACAATTACCCGATTTATATCTACCGTGCTCATTGCAATATCTATTGAGGCGCTATTAACCATGTTTAAAGCGGCGCTCGGGCAAGCTGAATACTTATTACCGGCTATTGCGATGATGCTTGCGGTGGTAGGGCTTTTAATAGCCTTGGCTATTTATGTGTATTTAGGCGCCAAAGCCGAAACCTTACTAATGCGGGCGCGCTCAAAATTAAAATCCTCCAAGTAG
- the lipB gene encoding lipoyl(octanoyl) transferase LipB, producing the protein MIENTLIVRQLGRQRYMPIWQKMQAYTDTRDENSPDEIWLVEHDSVFTQGQAGKDEHLLAPGDIEVIKVDRGGQVTYHGPGQQMMYVLFNLRRLKIGVRELVTWLEECIIESLAEYDIDAYAKADAPGVYVNDSKIASLGLRVRRGCSFHGLALNVNMDLSPFLRINPCGYAGMNMVQTKELNGPQNLAQAGEGLVKHMIKKLNATQVKHTEGFENE; encoded by the coding sequence TTGATAGAAAACACCTTAATAGTTCGCCAACTTGGGCGTCAGCGTTATATGCCAATTTGGCAAAAAATGCAGGCTTATACCGATACCCGTGATGAAAATTCGCCAGACGAAATTTGGCTCGTTGAACACGACAGCGTTTTTACCCAAGGCCAAGCTGGTAAAGATGAGCATTTACTCGCCCCTGGTGACATAGAAGTCATTAAAGTAGACCGTGGTGGGCAAGTTACTTACCACGGCCCCGGCCAACAAATGATGTATGTATTATTTAACTTGCGCCGCTTAAAAATTGGTGTACGTGAACTTGTTACTTGGCTTGAAGAGTGCATCATTGAATCGCTTGCTGAATACGACATTGATGCTTACGCAAAAGCTGATGCACCCGGTGTTTACGTTAACGACAGTAAAATTGCATCATTAGGATTACGTGTTCGTCGTGGTTGCTCGTTTCATGGATTAGCATTAAATGTTAACATGGACTTAAGCCCGTTTTTACGCATCAACCCGTGTGGTTATGCTGGCATGAACATGGTGCAAACGAAAGAATTAAACGGCCCTCAAAACTTAGCGCAAGCAGGTGAAGGGCTGGTAAAACACATGATAAAGAAGCTTAATGCAACACAGGTTAAGCATACTGAAGGGTTTGAAAACGAATGA
- a CDS encoding TetR/AcrR family transcriptional regulator — protein MKLSEKKRIDILQATEQLFFENGVEHTSMDQIAAKAGASKRTVYNHFATKDELFEAILNDMLAKINYGEIIHYNADESIEQQLVTIAEQEVAMLTEPDFLRLAKIAFMQMLQRPELAKSLSNNNIGCMTYLEDFLKQAKTAGALKGDELDTAAKQFVYQLKAFVFYPLLYGFETVTEQQNNKVIEQTVSLFLAKYKA, from the coding sequence ATGAAATTATCAGAAAAAAAACGCATAGATATACTTCAAGCGACAGAGCAGTTGTTTTTTGAAAATGGTGTAGAGCACACTAGTATGGATCAAATTGCAGCTAAAGCAGGCGCCTCAAAACGTACTGTATATAATCATTTTGCAACTAAGGATGAGTTATTTGAAGCGATCCTGAACGATATGTTAGCTAAAATTAATTATGGAGAGATTATTCACTATAATGCCGATGAGTCGATTGAGCAGCAGCTTGTTACTATTGCTGAGCAAGAAGTAGCAATGCTTACCGAGCCTGATTTTTTACGACTAGCCAAAATTGCTTTTATGCAGATGCTACAACGCCCCGAATTAGCAAAGTCTTTAAGTAACAATAATATAGGGTGTATGACTTATTTAGAAGACTTTTTAAAGCAAGCAAAAACAGCAGGTGCTTTAAAGGGGGATGAGCTAGATACAGCTGCTAAGCAGTTTGTTTATCAATTAAAGGCCTTTGTATTTTATCCACTACTTTATGGGTTTGAAACAGTAACAGAGCAGCAAAATAATAAAGTTATTGAGCAAACAGTCAGCTTATTTTTGGCTAAGTATAAAGCTTAA
- a CDS encoding MBL fold metallo-hydrolase, with the protein MNKQIVAQGVNETPNVDNYENGKFHNHKQVEPNSLKKTLGILGRYITEKRTNITPKEPIEIKSVTAKVLNNLNNDTVHVVKLGHSSVLLKVHGEYWLLDPVFSERASPFSFLGPKRFSKLPISISELPPIDKVLISHNHYDHLDKSAIKKLAAKTKEFYVPLGVDSDLVKWGVNESKISTFNWWQELQTEHALVAFTPTQHFSGRGLSDANNTLWGSWVIKTAQQSVYFSGDSGYFAGFKEIGNKYGPFDLTLIETGAYDKDWADIHMTPEQSVQAHLDLKGKIMVPIHNGTFDLAFHSWIDPLERVTTSSAAKNVALSTPQFGQIFNVSDNPINTQWWLQPTK; encoded by the coding sequence GTGAATAAACAAATAGTTGCGCAAGGTGTTAATGAAACACCTAATGTAGATAACTACGAAAATGGTAAATTTCATAACCATAAACAGGTTGAACCCAATAGCTTAAAAAAAACACTTGGGATTTTAGGGCGTTACATAACAGAAAAACGCACCAATATTACACCTAAAGAGCCCATAGAAATTAAAAGCGTAACAGCAAAAGTACTTAATAACTTGAACAATGATACTGTACATGTAGTTAAACTTGGCCACTCTAGCGTGCTTTTAAAAGTACATGGTGAATACTGGTTACTCGATCCGGTATTTAGTGAACGCGCATCACCTTTTTCTTTTTTAGGACCAAAACGCTTTTCTAAATTGCCTATAAGTATTAGCGAACTCCCACCTATTGATAAAGTGCTTATTTCGCACAACCATTACGATCACCTTGATAAATCAGCTATTAAAAAGCTGGCTGCAAAAACTAAAGAGTTTTATGTACCCCTTGGTGTAGATAGTGATTTAGTTAAGTGGGGAGTGAATGAAAGTAAAATTAGCACATTTAACTGGTGGCAAGAGCTACAAACCGAGCATGCATTAGTCGCCTTTACCCCGACTCAACATTTTTCGGGACGTGGATTAAGTGATGCAAACAACACACTTTGGGGTTCGTGGGTAATTAAAACCGCGCAACAAAGTGTTTATTTTAGTGGTGACTCGGGTTACTTTGCAGGCTTTAAAGAAATTGGCAATAAGTATGGTCCTTTTGATTTAACACTTATTGAAACCGGTGCCTACGACAAAGATTGGGCCGATATTCACATGACACCCGAGCAGTCGGTACAAGCACACCTAGATCTGAAAGGTAAAATTATGGTGCCTATTCATAACGGTACATTTGATTTAGCATTTCATAGCTGGATAGATCCACTTGAGCGTGTAACAACATCGAGCGCAGCTAAAAATGTGGCATTAAGTACGCCACAGTTTGGGCAAATATTTAACGTAAGCGATAACCCCATAAACACCCAGTGGTGGTTACAACCTACTAAATAA